A genomic region of Chaetodon auriga isolate fChaAug3 chromosome 11, fChaAug3.hap1, whole genome shotgun sequence contains the following coding sequences:
- the foxg1b gene encoding forkhead box protein G1b — protein sequence MEDVKDPPTVHRSSSFSIKSLLLPSKCDRPDSVAAAAAAAIVGIPGTLSPSPGSDSEKSLEPPEVDSTAAALDPEKPGKEEQGEEEEEGGGGGGGGDGTKATPEQNTNGNNSGKNGKYDKPPFSYNALIMMAIRQSPEKRLTLNGIYEFIMKNFPYYREHKQGWQNSIRHNLSLNKCFVKVPRHYDDPGKGNYWMLDPSSDDVFIGGTTGKLRRRSATSRGKLAMKRGLRFAPLGLGINERANNPLYWQISPFLSLHHHHHHHPHYNGSSPGFLNQAGGYGSLLPAVEQLSNGDLGRSILGGSAAGALGLTNSYGMSTSPVGLLSGQTAGYFVSGTQHPAAAAPGPPGGGPPPPPPPHLQQGAPGFGGLATSSSPQSLLSDSLRNSSLQAFSPGVSAGFPGVLSHQKRVTPNAFLN from the coding sequence ATGGAGGATGTAAAAGACCCGCCGACCGTCCACCggtcctcctccttcagcatTAAGAGCCTCCTGCTGCCCTCCAAGTGCGACAGACCGGACTCCGtcgccgctgccgccgccgccgcgaTCGTCGGCATCCCCGGgaccctctctccttctccggGCTCCGACTCTGAGAAGTCGCTGGAGCCACCGGAGGTGGACTCCACGGCCGCGGCTCTGGACCCGGAGAAGCCAGGcaaggaggagcagggggaagaggaggaggagggcggagggggaggtggaggtggtgacGGCACTAAGGCCACACCGGAGCAGAATACTAACGGTAATAATAGCGGGAAAAACGGGAAATATGACAAGCCTCCGTTCAGCTACAATGCCCTGATCATGATGGCCATCCGGCAGAGCCCCGAGAAGCGGCTCACGCTGAACGGCATCTACGAGTTCATCATGAAAAACTTCCCGTATTACCGGGAGCACAAGCAGGGCTGGCAGAACTCCATCCGGCACAACCTGAGCCTTAATAAGTGCTTCGTTAAGGTGCCCAGGCACTATGACGACCCGGGGAAGGGGAACTACTGGATGCTGGACCCGAGCAGCGATGATGTTTTCATCGGGGGGACTACCGGGAAGCTCCGCAGGCGCTCCGCCACCTCCCGGGGCAAACTGGCGATGAAGCGCGGGCTGCGCTTCGCTCCTCTCGGCTTAGGGATTAACGAGCGGGCGAACAACCCGCTCTACTGGCAgatttctccatttctctccctgcaccatcaccaccaccatcacccgCACTACAACGGATCCTCACCCGGGTTTCTGAACCAGGCGGGCGGCTACGGGTCGTTGTTGCCCGCAGTGGAGCAGCTGAGCAACGGGGACCTGGGGCGCTCCATCCTCGGCGGGTCTGCCGCCGGGGCGCTGGGCTTGACGAACAGTTACGGGATGAGCACGTCGCCGGTCGGGCTACTCTCCGGTCAGACTGCCGGGTATTTTGTCTCAGGGACCCAACACCCTGCTGCAGCGGCACCGGGGCCGCCGGGAGGAGGACCGCCGCCCCCTCCGCCGCCGCATCTCCAGCAGGGCGCACCGGGGTTCGGCGGCCTGGCGACCAGCAGCTCCCCGCAGTCTCTGCTGTCGGACTCTCTCAGAAACAGCTCCCTACAGGCCTTCTCCCCGGGCGTGTCCGCGGGGTTCCCCGGGGTGCTGTCCCATCAAAAGAGGGTGACCCCAAACGCTTTCCTAAACTGA